tagaataatttgttttgttgtagaTTTATTTGCACTGTTCTCATGGTTTTGGATGAATTGAGAAAATaatcattaacaaaaaaaaaacagccaaTGTCAGAAAGAGAGCAACAACAAGAACAGAACAAAGTGTCTTATCTGaagttatttgtttatttatttgtagagatgatgaatcttcttcttcttgttgttgttcttggCATCACAGGTGCaagcatcatctgaagaagaagtAGTCAAGCAACCAAACTTCCTCTTCACTTGACTCCACACACTTACCTTCTTCGCCTTCTTCCATCGATGAATAACACATTCATGATCCTGAATCTCCATCCCTAACAGCTTCTCACTCATCTTCTCCATCTCATCCTCATCGCTCCAAACCGTAACCTCTTCTTCCTCTACCTTCTCTTCTCCTCCCTTAATCTCTTTCGCCACTGTATCCCTTATCTGAAGCTGAGGAACAAACAAAATCTGAACAACAACCCTAAGAGGAAGCCTCTGGTTCTTCGCAGCTTCCTCGCATCCTTGCCTAGAAAGTTTCTTACAGTCAAGAACCTTACAAGCTTCCATCTTCTCAGACTCGGTCAAGTATCCACGCCTCTCCAAGAAAACATCAACCGCTCTGTAAATCCCATCTGAGTACCTCAAAACACCGAGCGAAATCGCCGCCGTGATCTCCCCTAACGCCACAAACGCCTCCAGCTTCAGAGAAGTATCCTCACTCGCAGCTAATAACAGAAACTCCTCCAAGAGCTTCGCCACTTTGACGAAAACAGAAACGTCTTCGgagtcttcttcttcgttgGTGTAGTTAGAGTAAAAGCTAGTGACCACAGTTCTAACGAGCTGGATGTCTTTCTCTCCGTATCCTTGCGTTAGAATCTTGAGATCCGTTGGTGTAGCCATGTCGAGCTGTTTGCTGACTCTGATCCCAAACCCATTTCGACATTCAGAGCTAGCTTCTAACGAGATAGAATGTTTTAGCGTCTTGAACAAGAACTCGCAAGAGATGAGCCCTCTCTTGTGAGGCAAAAGCCTCTCAACCGCTTCGACAACTTCTCTTTTCTTGCCTGACACGCTATCTTCCTCGTCCAAAACCCATTTCTTCGTATAGTTACATACCGATGAAACGATGTATTCAACAGGAATGCTGCGTGATTCCGTAGCTCGGATCATCAAAGGCTCGTAAAACCGAAGCGGGAGAGTGATCAAATCTTCAGACTTCCAGTCGTTATCAAACAGTCTTCTCCTAGGGTTAGGTCTATACTCACTTGTTGTTTCCTCTCTGTTCTTGATCGGTTCGCCGAGGAGTCTTGGATCGTAGGAAGCTTTTTCGATAAGGGAATCGAAGAAGAGATCCACGAGTTCGAAATCCGCTAGCTTGTCGAGACTCTTGTCCCCTGAACGAAGAGCGTTTACGGTCTCGTTCCAGCTGGGTAGAACTCGTGTTTCTAAGAAACTAGATGCCTTTCCCAGCAAGTTATCAGTGCTGTGTTCTTCTTTCATCCCTAAGTAGTAGGCTATGCAGAGAACGGATACGATGTTATCAGACGAAAGGTTCACTTTGTAGCCGTAGCAGAACTTAGCAACGAGCTTGAAGGTTTCTGGATCAGTTTCTATATCGCGTAGGATACAGGGAAGCTCATCGATCTTGTTTCTCTCGAGTAATGAGCTCACTGTCGCTGATCTCTTTGCTATAGTTTcctacacaaacaaaaaaaaactgaaaaattagGAAACAATCTCTCTTTTTGATAAATCTAATGGAGAATAGAAAGAAACATACTTTGGAGAGATGAAACGCAACATCCTTAACGTTGATATGAAGCTCTGACTTCGAGTTTCTTCAaacaaaatgaatatttatGTGTTTAAATCAGGAATGATGATACTAATCT
This genomic stretch from Brassica napus cultivar Da-Ae chromosome C9, Da-Ae, whole genome shotgun sequence harbors:
- the LOC106426177 gene encoding BTB/POZ domain-containing protein At5g17580-like, with product MKEEHSTDNLLGKASSFLETRVLPSWNETVNALRSGDKSLDKLADFELVDLFFDSLIEKASYDPRLLGEPIKNREETTSEYRPNPRRRLFDNDWKSEDLITLPLRFYEPLMIRATESRSIPVEYIVSSVCNYTKKWVLDEEDSVSGKKREVVEAVERLLPHKRGLISCEFLFKTLKHSISLEASSECRNGFGIRVSKQLDMATPTDLKILTQGYGEKDIQLVRTVVTSFYSNYTNEEEDSEDVSVFVKVAKLLEEFLLLAASEDTSLKLEAFVALGEITAAISLGVLRYSDGIYRAVDVFLERRGYLTESEKMEACKVLDCKKLSRQGCEEAAKNQRLPLRVVVQILFVPQLQIRDTVAKEIKGGEEKVEEEEVTVWSDEDEMEKMSEKLLGMEIQDHECVIHRWKKAKKVSVWSQVKRKFGCLTTSSSDDACTCDAKNNNKKKKIHHLYK